The genomic window CAGAGGAAAGAGGGGGTTGGAATAGGGTTTTGAACAGTGAACAATGAGGAGGACCCTCATGTCTGGGTCCTCCGTCTCTGGATTTGGCAAACAGAATGGATTTAAGCTAAGTTTGCTGGGCGGAAGTTGGCAAGAGACTTAATGGTGAGGGATCTGCGTGCAGCCTTGTTGGTGCTATTCCACTTGCCTTCTAGGCAAACACTATGGGGTTTACAGCTGTGAGGGCTGCAAAGGCTTCTTCAAGCGTACCATCCGTAAGGACCTGACCTACTCGTGCCGGGACAATAAGGACTGCACCGTGGACAAGCGCCAGCGAAACCGCTGTCAGTACTGCCGCTATCAGAAGTGCCTGGCCACTGGCATGAAGAGGGAGGGTAAGGGCCTGTGTCAGCCAAGCTTTCTGGGCTACCttgtgggagaggagggaggaggtggagggagactGCAGAAAACCGGAGACTATACCTCTCAGGAGGACTGGactgttctctctcctcctctagAGGGCGATATTTGATTTCTGTCTCCCCTCATCAGCTCTTGTCCCTGAGTTTCCTTCTTAAAGGGGGTACTCCTCTGTTGCCTGCTCCTAtgacccctcccctccctcgTGTTAGGGTAGGCTAACCTTTCCTGAGCCACGATgggcttctctgtctccccttcAGTTACCTGAATAGTTCCTCCTCCTTGATACAATGATTGCTTATCTATGGTTCTCCTCCAAAGTCTGGGACTCTACTCTCTTAAGTTATGACTCTACTGAAGATCTCAGggctgctttccttttctttatcttcttaaGTGTGATTCTGGAATTTTCAGACACTTTGGAGTATCTTGGTCAAATCCCTCCTTTTAGAGAAGATGAGCCTGAGGCCTGGTTTTCCTAAGGTCATGTAACAGAGGGGGATCAGAACCCATCCTTGAAGACCCAGACCAGTGATCCTTTCACTGCCTCTTAGTTGAATCAGAAGAGCATCAGATTTGCAGTCAGGCACACATGGATTTAGATGGATGACTTACCGTGTATTATGTGAACTTAGGCAAGCTATCTAACTTCTCCAAGCCCTACATTCTTCATCTTTAATAACAGGGATAAGAGCTCACAAGATTCTCACAATAATTGAGGgaatattaaaatgtgttttcatattttttagcATGTAGTTGGTCCTCAGTTTAAATGTTAACTTTCTCCCTAATCCTTTACCgtcccttcccttcctcattCTTGGTTAATTTATCTGTCCTTTTATAACCCCTGCTTCCAGACTGCCCCTCGTCCCCTGTTGCTAGTGACTTCCCCAATTCCTAGAAATATTTCCTAACGGCCATGAGAACCTTGATAAAGCCCTAAGGACATTTCAGAACCCCTTACCACTGACTACTgactttcccctttttcttttcctcctctttccaccCCCAGCGGTACAGGAGGAGCGTCAGCGGGGGAAGGACAAGGacggggatggggagggggctgggggagcccccGAGGAGATGCCTGTGGACAGGATCCTGGAGGCAGAGCTTGCTGTGGAGCAGAAGAGTGACCAGGGCGTTGAGGGTCCTGGGGGAACCGGGGGTAGCGGCAGCAGCGTGAGTGATGGGGTCAATCCGGTCTCTTTTCCGATGGGGCATGGGGGGTGGGAGTCTAGGTTGGTTCTGTTTCCCTCTCCGCTCCCTTTCCCTCccaaccctcccccccaacacTGCCTGGGACTGGAAGTGCTGCCAAACAAGGTCTCTCAAACATCCGAGGTGGGTGTGATAGTTTTCTCTGTCCCCATCCCAAAACAACCCAGTGGTGGAACCACAGGCAAGTTCTAAATGCGTGATTGTTTTCACAAATGCCAGAGGAGAAGCCTGACTTACAAGGATTGGTTCAGATGGTTTTGAAGAGAGACTCCTTTAAGGAGGTGATGTCAGAGACCTCTTACAAGGGGGGCTTCCACTGTACCTCCAGACCTTCCATAACTCTtacccccccatcccccgcaGCCAAATGACCCTGTGACTAACATCTGTCAGGCAGCTGACAAACAGCTATTCACGCTTGTTGAGTGGGCGAAGAGGATCCCACACTTTTCCTCCTTGCCTCTGGATGACCAGGTCATATTGCTACGGGCAGGTCAGTGACCTTGGATTCCCCTGAGCTCTTGACATATGACCCCCTACTTCACCTTCTGACCTTCAGTGACCCCAGTGCAAACTTATATACCAAGGGGCCCAAGTTCATTGACCTCAAcacttcttcttctcttcccctgaTATGCTTTGAATCCTATGGTCTGATCTCTGGCTCCTGACCCTTGCTGCCCCAACCCAGGCTGGAATGAGCTCCTCATTGCTTCCTTCTCCCACCGATCCATTGATGTCCGAGATGGCATCCTCCTCGCCACAGGTCTTCATGTGCACCGCAACTCTGCCCATTCTGCAGGCGTGGGAGCCATCTTCGATCGGTCAGTGGCCCTCGGCTGGGCTGGCCTGTAGGTAGAGGGGGTGGGGCTATAGGCTGGTCCGTGTCCAAGGCTGGCTGAGCTGTGACCTTTGAGTGACCTGCAGGTCCCTCTCCAGGGTGCTGACAGAGCTAGTGTCCAAAATGCGTGACATGAGGATGGACAAGACAGAGCTTGGCTGCCTGAGGGCAATCATTCTGTTCAATCCAGGTAAGAGGAGGATCGCCCCTATCTCTCAAGACCAAGGCAACCTTGGAGCCTCCTCTTCTCCAGAGACTCCTAAGTTACCCAGCTATTCCCCTCAACCCGGCAATCTCCCAGCTGACCAAGAAAAACCCACATCCACTGATAAGCTCCCGTTTGACCCCATTCCATAACTTGCTCTGCTTCCCTTGCCAGGCGTCTGGTAAAGGGCCAGTAGGTGGGGCCCAGAAGGGACATTGTGTGGGCTGCATCTCCGCATTTGTCCTGACTTGatttgtcttccttcttcttccccctcttttcCCTGCCATCCCAGATGCCAAGGGCCTCTCCAATCCTAGCGAGGTGGAGGTTCTGCGGGAGAAAGTGTACGCATCACTGGAGACCTATTGCAAGCAGAAGTACCCTGAGCAGCAGGGACGGTGAGAAGGAGCTGTGGGGGTGAGGGGTTTGGTGCCATGAGGGTGTGTTCGGGGCCCATGTGGTTCCAGCTAtcttctcctgcctctccctcaggTTTGCCAAGCTGCTGTTACGTCTTCCTGCCCTCAGGTCCATCGGCCTTAAGTGTCTAGAGCATCTGTTTTTCTTCAAGCTCATTGGAGACACCCCCATTGACACCTTCCTCATGGAGATGCTTGAGGCTCCCCACCAGCTGGCCTGAGCTCAGACCCAAATGTGGTGCTCCTCACCTGAGGAGTACACATCCGAGGGGGACTCCGGCCCTggggcatggtggggaggggtcaTGCCCTAGAAT from Meles meles chromosome 5, mMelMel3.1 paternal haplotype, whole genome shotgun sequence includes these protein-coding regions:
- the RXRB gene encoding retinoic acid receptor RXR-beta isoform X1; this encodes MPQGSVGRWGCEKKCIVGSPPGGGGDGPGWIPQRRRRRQQPENNKPRSRSRGRLDGTGWATAGGTPEAQTVPPQIPFPRGPLPLLLLGYPYPLQQPRPLEALGPHPRPRCHPPPLGSPFPVISSSMGSPGLPPPAPPGFSGPVSSPQINSTVSLPGGGSGPPEDVKPPVLGVRGLHCPPPPGGPGAGKRLCAICGDRSSGKHYGVYSCEGCKGFFKRTIRKDLTYSCRDNKDCTVDKRQRNRCQYCRYQKCLATGMKREAVQEERQRGKDKDGDGEGAGGAPEEMPVDRILEAELAVEQKSDQGVEGPGGTGGSGSSPNDPVTNICQAADKQLFTLVEWAKRIPHFSSLPLDDQVILLRAGWNELLIASFSHRSIDVRDGILLATGLHVHRNSAHSAGVGAIFDRSLSRVLTELVSKMRDMRMDKTELGCLRAIILFNPDAKGLSNPSEVEVLREKVYASLETYCKQKYPEQQGRFAKLLLRLPALRSIGLKCLEHLFFFKLIGDTPIDTFLMEMLEAPHQLA
- the RXRB gene encoding retinoic acid receptor RXR-beta isoform X2 — protein: MPQGSVGRWGCEKKCIVGSPPGGGGDGPGWIPQRRRRRQQPENNKPRSRSRGRLDGTGWATAGGINSTVSLPGGGSGPPEDVKPPVLGVRGLHCPPPPGGPGAGKRLCAICGDRSSGKHYGVYSCEGCKGFFKRTIRKDLTYSCRDNKDCTVDKRQRNRCQYCRYQKCLATGMKREAVQEERQRGKDKDGDGEGAGGAPEEMPVDRILEAELAVEQKSDQGVEGPGGTGGSGSSPNDPVTNICQAADKQLFTLVEWAKRIPHFSSLPLDDQVILLRAGWNELLIASFSHRSIDVRDGILLATGLHVHRNSAHSAGVGAIFDRSLSRVLTELVSKMRDMRMDKTELGCLRAIILFNPDAKGLSNPSEVEVLREKVYASLETYCKQKYPEQQGRFAKLLLRLPALRSIGLKCLEHLFFFKLIGDTPIDTFLMEMLEAPHQLA